One stretch of Bombus vancouverensis nearcticus chromosome 16, iyBomVanc1_principal, whole genome shotgun sequence DNA includes these proteins:
- the RSG7 gene encoding regulator of G-protein signaling 7 — translation MVTMNSEQSACRRKPGENNDIGGTADRYRSRDNQIDQCNNQNGQAVDKSPSSPTYHITASCAEDTPNYLVYQKMEDIVEKMSDEVTGVPVKTVKNFMTKTPSVFTGTDLISWMMKAMAIDDQEALHVAHLMASHGYFFPIDDHCLTVKNDNTFYRFQTPYFWPSNCWEPENTDYAVYLCKRTMQNKTRLELADYEAENLAKLQKMFSRKWEFIFMQAEAQSKVDKKRDKLERKVLDSQERAFWDVYRPMPGCVNTTEMDIKKACRTYKPISKLNKHLGMTSTDIPSHSGSFSISSIESLNKEIEMLKSRLDRSNIKVSKVSEALIAYFEQYVEYDPFFIQPEFTNPWISDNPEMWEQEKLAKEISTRRVKRWGFSLQELLQDPVGREQFIRFLDKEFSGENLKFWEAVQELKTLPQKEVQNKVNEIWNEYLGPDASCPINVDCQSYELTKKHLQKPDRWCFDITAAHVYHLMKSDSYSRYLRSEMYKDFLSGSKKKTSVKGIRSIVSFSGRRDTATS, via the exons ACTATGAATTCTGAACAATCGGCATGTCGCCGAAAACCAGGTGAAAATAATGACATTGGAGGAACAGCTGATCGATATAGAAGTAGAGATAATCAAATAGATCAATGTAACAATCAAAATGGCCAAGCAGTTGACAAATCTCCAAGTAGTCCCACATATCATATCACTGCCTCATGTGCCGAAGATACACCTAATTATCTTGTGTATCAGAAA ATGGAAGATATCGTAGAAAAAATGTCAGATGAAGTTACAGGTGTTCCAGTGAAAACGGTAAAGAATTTTATGACAAAAACACCTTCTGTTTTTACTG GTACAGATTTAATATCATGGATGATGAAGGCCATGGCTATAGATGATCAAG AGGCACTTCATGTGGCACATCTTATGGCATCTCATGGATATTTCTTCCCTATTGATGACCACTGCCTTACTGTAAAAAATGATAATACTTTCTATAGGTTTCAAACACCATATTTTTGGCCATCAAATTGTTGGGAACCAGAAAATACTGATTATG CTGTCTATTTATGCAAAAGAACGATGCAAAATAAAACACGTTTAGAATTAGCAGATTATGAGGCTGAAAATTTAGCTAAGTTACAGAAAATGTTTTCGAGGAAATGGGAGTTCATTTTTATGCAAGCAGAAGCACAAAGCAAAGTCGATAAAAAGCGAGATAAATTAGAAAGAAAGGTACTGGATAGTCAGGAAAGAGCTTTCTGGGATGTATATAGACCAATG CCTGGATGTGTTAATACGACAGAAATGGACATTAAGAAAGCATGCCGTACTTATAAACCAATTTCGAAGTTAAACAAACATTTAGGTATGACTAGTACCGACATTCCTTCACATTCAGGATCGTTCTCGATATCATCGATAGAATCGTTAAATAAGGAGATTGAAATGTTGAAATCTAGACTAGATAGATCGAATATAAAGGTCTCGAAAGTTTCAGAAGC TCTGATTGCATATTTTGAGCAGTATGTAGAGTATGATCCTTTTTTCATACAACCTGAATTCACAAATCCATGGATATCAGATAATCCTGAAATGTGGGAGCAAGAAAAATTAGC caaAGAAATATCAACAAGAAGAGTAAAAAGATGGGGTTTTAGTCTTCAAGAATTGCTACAAGATCCTGTTGGTAGAGAACAATTTATACGCTTTCTGGATAAAGAGTTCAGTGGTGAAAATCTAAA ATTTTGGGAAGCCGTGCAAGAATTGAAAACATTACCTCAAAAAGAAGTTCAAAATAAAGTGAACGAAATTTGGAATGAGTATTTGGGTCCAGATGCTAGTTGTCCAATTAACGTCGATTGCCAGTCCTATGAGCTAACAAAGAAGCATTTACAAAAACCTGATCGATGGTGTTTCGACATAACAGCG GCACACGTTTATCATCTGATGAAAAGCGATAGTTACTCCAGGTATCTTCGCTCGGAAATGTATAAGGATTTTCTCAGTGGCTCGAAGAAAAAG ACTTCGGTAAAAGGTATTCGTTCTATTGTATCGTTCAGCGGGCGCAGAGACACAGCCACGTCGTAA
- the LOC117154458 gene encoding monocarboxylate transporter 12 encodes MTTKSVKTKLVPPDGGWGWVVLSSALVVNLLIPGTVKSFGVLFVEFLHVFKSTSTAASWMPALCYFLYNSLGPLSSILSTRYSYKTVTIIGGAFAASGMMLSYFANSVSYLYVSYGLMVGIGAGLTFPPTVYIVTSYFERLRGFANGLCISGSAIGTIVLPPFLQYLLDCFGYRGAVLIMGALTLNTLVCGLLYHPVEQHMIMVPVEGGIDNQGLTIDEPVPHKKKLTASSTIENETSCSNTRSKKEESSETESIMNNSKVNPCLKDKNEDKDDEAKKKNTFEKGPSLNKEKEDTVNCQNVDSLRRESNTSEVLVTSNKLKNEKLELNNTSLSKNRDEKLFESSKRELGELSEKSISGTSLTKVEVKNKRQFFDLSVLRDPIYLVILISNSTSAISNTNFMILLPSYAISQGFDKNSSALLLSIVSALDLVGRISGASLSDIDFVPKYYYFVGGLGTSGIALALLPMATSYTMLSFFCALFGLSSGMYIGITTVILADMLGTEKLSSSYGISLFVNGVLQLIGPPICGVIFETIGSYKPIFLAFGIILILGTALWAAVPLIKRSNKKSLQVV; translated from the exons ATGACGACGAAGAGTGTAAAAACGAAATTAGTCCCGCCGGATGGAGGATGGGGATGGGTCGTCCTTTCTTCAGCTCTTGTCGTGAACCTCCTTATTCCGGGTACCGTGAAATCGTTTGGTGTCCTCTTCGTCGAATTTCTTCACGTTTTCAAATCCACTTCTACCGCCGCCTCATGGATGCCAGCTTTATGCTACTTTTTATACAACTCTTTAG gtCCACTATCCAGCATTTTATCAACTAGGTACTCCTACAAAACAGTGACTATCATCGGCGGCGCGTTTGCAGCTAGCGGGATGATGCTGAGTTACTTTGCTAATTCAGTTTCCTATTTATACGTTAG CTATGGCTTGATGGTTGGAATTGGTGCTGGACTAACATTTCCACCAACAGTGTATATTGTAACTTCATATTTTGAAAGGCTTCGAGGTTTCGCAAATGGCTTGTGCATCTCTGGTAGTGCAATTGGAACTATCGTGTTACCACCTTTTCTACAGTATCTTCTTGACTGTTTTGGATATAG AGGTGCAGTATTAATCATGGGTGCACTCACATTAAATACATTGGTATGTGGTTTACTATACCATCCTGTTGAACAACACATGATCATGGTACCAGTAGAAGGAGGAATTGATAATCAAGGATTAACTATAGATGAACCAGTCCCCCATAAAAAAAAACTAACAG CATCCAGCACGATTGAGAATGAAACATCATGCAGCAATACAAGatcaaagaaagaagaaagttcTGAAACTGAAAGTATAATGAATAACTCTAAAGTAAATCCTTGTTTGAAAGATAAAAATGAGGATAAAGACGATGaagcaaagaaaaaaaatacttttGAAAAAGGTCCTAGTTTGaacaaagagaaagaagatACTGTAAATTGTCAAAACGTGGATtctttacgaagagaaagtaataCTTCTGAAGTTCTTGTAACttccaataaattaaaaaatgaaaagctAGAGTTGAATAACACATCGTTGAGTAAGAACAGAGACGAGAAGTTGTTTGAAAGTTCGAAAAGAGAACTAGGAGAATTGTCAGAAAAATCAATATCTGGAACATCGTTGACTAAGGTTGaagtaaaaaataaacgacAATTCTTTGACTTGAGTGTACTTAGAGATCCAATTTATTTAGTAATTCTCATTTCAAACTCTACCTCAGCTATCAGCAATACCAATTTTATGATCTTACTGCCTTCATATGCTATTTCACAAGGATTTGATAAGAATTCTTCAGCATTACTTTTATCAATTGTTTCTGCTCTTGATTTAGTTGGGCGAATCAGTGGTGCTTCATTATCAGATATCGACTTTGTGCCAAAGTATTATTATTTCGTTGGTGGCCTGGGTACTAGTGGAATAGCTTTGGCATTATTACCTATGGCAACAAGTTATACAatgctttctttcttttgtgCATTGTTTGGATTGTCTTCAGGCATGTACATTGGTATCACAACGGTAATTTTAGCAGATATGCTTGGCACAGAAAAACTTAGCTCGTCATATGGGATATCTTTATTTGTTAATGGAGTTCTTCAATTAATTGGCCCACCTATATGTGGCGTTATATTTGAAACAATAGGATCATATAAACCCATATTTCTAGCATTTGGTATTATACTTATTCTTGGCACTGCATTATGGGCAGCTGTACCTCTTATAAAGAGGAGCAACAAAAAATCTTTACAAGttgtataa